TCCTGTCTACTGAAGGTTGCAAGGCCCAGGCTTTTTCAGGACCGGATGTATGCTCTCTTTCTGCAAGGTCCGCTGTAAAGGGCAAAGAAAGCCAGCGGGGCAGGTTACTTGATGAGATGCTGTAGAACCCAAAAAGCACAATGGCCACCAGCACGGCTATGCTTAGAGGCCGGGCGATTTTACTGGGAATATAGGTTAATTTTTTGAATGCGGCAGCGAAAAAACCCAAATGGAGTCCAAAATGAATGCCGAAAAGCAGCAGGGTTACCCCGGCGGAGAAAAAGTGTAAATTACGCAGGACAGGGTTTCTGAAACCAGTAAAGATTACCCGGGAAATAAGTATGCCACTTGTAACTGTCATTGCAAAGAACATCCCAAGCAAAGCGTTGAGGAGGTAGGTGAGGCGGGTTTTTGCAGGTAAATTTCTTTTGAAAAAGCGGGTGGTGACACCAGCTATCCACTTCCAGTTAAAAACAAGGTGTATACCCACTAAACCCAAAAGAACCAGTCCAGCTACTTCGTGGAAAGCAAGCCCCAAGGGGCGTTTGTTGTAAAGGAAAGGAAATAAAAGCAACGCGCTTAGGTCGATGAGTATTCTTGTAGTTCGCTTGGTCACCGCTTATCACCTCTTTGGGGTTTTTGTTCTTTCTCAATATAGAAAGGAGATTTGACCCTTTTGGGGAGCGCTTGAGAATAAATTTTGAGAATTTTTGGGAAGTTTTGGAGTCTGGTAAGAGAGATTGGGCTTTCAGGATTTAAGAATGCTGTCTGGATTTTTCAAAAAAAGCAGCTGAAAGCTTTTTTGCCATTTTTTGTTGCCGGAATTGCGCGCAAAAAATCGGTAGGTAATTGACAATGTTTGCCGATAGCGGTACACTTTTTCTGGTAAGATGGTAAGACCAGAGGGCAAAATAGCCTATGAGACCAATCAACCGGGTGAAACTTACCGAAAACATAGTGGAAGCAATAGTGGAATACGCTTCTTCCCAGAACCTCAAAGCAGGGGATAGGCTCCCTTCAGAGCGAGAACTGGCCAGTGCCTTGAGAGTGAGTCGTCCTCTCTTGCGAGAAGCTTTGCGAAAGATGGAGAGCTTGAACCTGGTGGAAGTTCTGCCTGGAAAGGGTATCTTCATCAAAAACCCTTTACGCAACAACATGGCCTACCTGGTTCTTCACATAGATGGGGACAAGAAGAAAAATCTGGAAGTTCTAAAGATAAGGAGAGCCCTGGAAAAGCTGGCTGTGGAGGAAGCAATCAAAAATATCACTGAAGAAGAACTGGAGGATCTTGAAAGGCGACTAAACCTTCTTGAAGAAAAGCAAAGGAGGGGTGAAGATAGCAGAGAGGAAAACTGGGCTTTTCACAGCCTGATTTACCGTGCCGCAGGTAATAAGCTCCTTTTTGATATTCTGGAAGGTTTGAAAGATTTTCATCTTTTTTGGGAGGATCCTTTTGAGTGTCCTTCTTTTGCAGAAAAAACCTATTTTTTCCATCGTGAACTTTTCAAGTGTGTTGAAAAAAGAGATCCAGCTCGGGCCTGCACTTTAATTGACAGGCTTTTGGATGCACTTGAGAATGAGATAAAAAAGAGTGGTTGAGAATTTCTGGTGGAGTATTAGATAGACAAAACTTTATACTGGGAGGGGCTTATGTCTCGAACTTTTGTGGTTGACACAACGAAAAGCAAGCATGTAAGGTTACACCCGGTTTCCATAAGTAGTGTAAAGCTTACAGAAGGCGATTTTTGGGCAGGCAAAGTGCAGCTCATGGAAAAGGTTACCCTGCCACTGCAATATCAAATCATGGAAGAAACCGGTCGGATGGACAATTTTAGAATTGCTGCCTCAAAAATTTCTGGTGAGTTTTCAGGCTTTTTCTTCAACGATACCGACATTTACAAGTGGATAGAGGCAGTGTCCTATCTTTTGGCTGGCAACAGAAATGAAAAACTGGAGAGGTTGGTTGACGAGGTTATAGAAGAAATAAAGCTGGCTCAGGACGAGGATGGCTACCTGGATACCTATTTCACCCTTTCCCGCAAGCCAGACCGCTGGACTAATCTCAAGGATATGCATGAGCTTTACTGTGCCGGGCATCTCTTTCAGGCAGCCATTGCCCACCACAGGGCTACTGGGAAAAGCAGTCTTCTGGATGTGGCCATCAGGTTTGCAGAACACATTGCTTCGGTTTTTGGCCCCCGGAAAAGAAAGGGTGTTCCTGGACATCCGGAGGTGGAAATGGCTCTTGTAGAGCTTTACCGGGAAACGGGTGAGCGGAAGTATCTGGACCTGGCCCGGTTTTTCATAGATGAAAGAGGCAAGGGTTTAATTGGTGGAAACACCT
This portion of the Thermatribacter velox genome encodes:
- a CDS encoding FadR/GntR family transcriptional regulator, with translation MRPINRVKLTENIVEAIVEYASSQNLKAGDRLPSERELASALRVSRPLLREALRKMESLNLVEVLPGKGIFIKNPLRNNMAYLVLHIDGDKKKNLEVLKIRRALEKLAVEEAIKNITEEELEDLERRLNLLEEKQRRGEDSREENWAFHSLIYRAAGNKLLFDILEGLKDFHLFWEDPFECPSFAEKTYFFHRELFKCVEKRDPARACTLIDRLLDALENEIKKSG